The sequence tttaataaagatcaggcttactagctgctttgcttctcaatattctctgcttggcctctgttatcttctcctaccaatagggaacctacgtaaggactctatttGGGCTCtaggataccccataagggaaaagggcagatttttgtttacaacagtacgGGGCTTCcaccttgttccacctggtggcaggtgggagtcctgtcgcgacagtcgcaagggagccctcagatttttccatTCACAGCGGGGAGCAGGGTCCAGGGAGAAGGACCTCGCATGACGCATCgcagggggtgggatggatgacgcctggggggccccttccaactcgacaattggCAAagttggggagggaagaggcagcAACTCACCCATCAGGACGGAGTGGAGCGTGGACTCCTCTGTGGCCTCCAAGAGGACCGAACGGCTGCCCTCCAGCAGCGGGGTCTCCTCGGGCATGGTGCCAACGGAAGCTGTGAGCCTAGGAAATAAAAACCGGGAAGGTGGAAGGGGCAAGAacatctctctcccccgcccctccaAGCTTTAAGTAGCCTTTGCTTCTCTCTTAGGGGCTGCTGGGACCAGGTGTGGCCAGGCCTCACCTGCACCTGGGAAAGAGATGATTGTGCTTTTgcccttgcaggatcaggccccgacATCCTGCCTGCAGTCAAGGGAAGGGAGGGCAGGTGAGTCTGGCATTGCCAGGTGCCAGCCCTGGGGCCAAATGCGCCCCCCACCTTGGAGTGGGGCTCATGGGTGCTGGGGGGGCGGGCACACTTTGCGCCGGAGCACTTCCGATGCGCAGACAGTGGAGCTTGGTCAGGGGCGAGGGGggcacactctgcacatgcccagatggcACCCAGTCTTCCTAACGCATCCTAGGCGTGCACAGATTCCAGGCCCTTGTTCCaggccctaataataataataataataataataataataataataatttattatttataccccacccatctggctgggtttccccagccactctgggcggcttccaacagaatattaaaatacaataacctattaaacattaaaagcttccctgaacagggctgccttcatatgtcttctaaaagtctggtaattgttcttctctttgacatctgatgggagggcgttccacagggcgggtgccactaccgagaaggccctctgcctggttccctgtagctttgcttctcgcagtgagggaaccaccagaaggccctcggagctggacctcagtgtccgggcagaatgatgggggtggagacgctccttcaggtacactgaactgaggccgtttagggctttcaaggtcagcaccaacactttgaattgtgctcggaaacatactgggagccaatgtaggtctttcaagaccggtgttatatagtcttggcggccgctcccagtcaccagtctagctgctgcattctgtattagttgtagttcctgggtcaccttcaaaggtagccccacgtagagtgcattgcagcagtccaagcgggaaataactagaacatgcaccactctggcaagacagtctgcgggcagggagggtctcatcctgcatcccagatggagctggtaaacagctgccctggacacagatcttacctgcgcctccatggacagctgtgagtccagaatgactcccaggctgcgcacctggtccttcaggggcacagttgccccattcaggaccagggagtcctccacaaccacccgcctcctgtcccccaagaacaggacttctgtcttgtcttcaacctcaatccgttagccaccAGCCattctccaaccgcctccaggcactcacacaggaccttcactgccttcactggttctgatttgaaagagaggtagagctgggtatcatccgcatattgatggacacccagcccaaaccccctgatgatctctcccagtggcttcatatagcatgggggagaggataggCTTCAACGGAAGGATACTCTtgacatgctcagaggaactccaGCCATAATTATCCCTTCCTGGGTTGTGGCCGAGGCCTGCCGTTATGCCCCCCACGCCCCACCCAGGACCCCCTCCCTGGGCCCTGCTGGCACCCTGAGCTCAGCACCCAAGCTCTGCGGTGGGATTCAGGAAATCCTATCTCTTTTCCTGCCCCAGTGCAAACTGGAGGAAGGAGCAAGCGGGGAGAGGATGGGGGCAGGAAGTCTGGGGGGAGTGGTGGGGTTCAGCTGGGAGATGTGGCCCTGGGGCCCTTTCTCCCCTCCCgtaattattattttccttattcTTTTCTTACAAGTTCGTGACTTCCCTCCCTTCAGTTGGTATCCCATATCCCATCCATTCGCCTattttatctttcaatttcctaTCCTCTACATTGCAGGAGTTCCTTCAGTCCTGCTGGTGCCTTTAGTTTTATACAGCTACCCTTTAACCATACAGTTaatttactccaattttcttgGAATCTCCGATCGTCCTGATCCCGAATTCTTCCGGTCAGTTTGGCGAACTCGCTTTTGCCTGCCACTCCAAACCTCTTTTGATTTCCAATTTTGGGCTGAGAAAGTCCTTGTAGCAGCTGCAGCGtacataaataatcttttatCTTGATCTCCTTTCCCACTGAGCCGAGTAAAAAGGCTCTGGCTTTTTGGGGAAGgtaaattttaatattttcttaagttcattatagaccAGGGCGCTTTTCTGGGGTTGGGGTGAGTGCGCTGGGTGTTCAAAAAATGGGGCGCCCACCCCATAGCCCTCTTATTTTGAGATAGGGGCCCACCCACAGCCCTGCCTAGCCACCCTAGACCACTCCAGGAGACCCCAAAGTGTGCCCAGTTCACCTGCCAAAGCCCCCCCAGCCCACACTGCAAGGTTAGGGCTTCCCCCAGGGCCTAGGGAAGGGGGTCTGCCCCTCTCTCTTTTACCTGCGTCCGGGGAAACTGTGCACAAAGGACCTCGCAGTCTAGGGACCCCGATTTTGTGGGGAAACCTCACCCTTCATCTGCCACCAGCTGACTCTCCCCACTTCCTTCCTCGCCGTGGGGTGGGCGTTGGGTGGGGCGGGGGACCCTGGTGACGGAGAGACCCCATGACCTCTTCCTGCCCACGctggcccagcccagcccagcccctctTATCATCAACCTTTGCTTGGGCTCTATCTCAGAGCAGCTGGAAGGAAGCCGGTGACGCAAGAGGACTCGGAGGCAGGAAAAAACGGTTTATTGCGGCTGCTCTGATtcagaaggcagagagagagagacggagggCAAAGGTGCTCCTCTCGCTTCGACACAGAAGCACCGGATTGCAGggaaagaatcacagaatcgtcgTGTTGGGACCCCcggaggtcatccagcccaacccgctgcaatgcaggaatctcagctaaaaacaAATCACAGGATAGCAGAGGGGGAGGTCAGGAAGCCAGTGAGGGATCAGTGGTAGGTTTCCTGGAGAGACAAAAACAAGGCAGAGCGTGaatgtggggcagaggaaggggcttTCTGCGGGGAGCAGGGCAGGTCCCAGGCTTCCCTTGCCAAGGCTGGCTTTGCAAACTGGGCCCAGTCCAGCTCAGAGGCACTGTCCCTTCGAAGGACCATGGGGGCGCCCCTCTCTAGCTGGCCAATGGGGGCCAAGGCACAGCTATGGATCTTGTGGAGATGGcggggaccccaaaggtcatctagcccaacccactgaAAGGCAGGAATTGCGGACTCCGCCCCGCCCTCACTTTAAGCTCTCCATCTCGCCACTGGGACATGTTGGttagggcagcagcagcaggagttggAAGCAAGGAGGGCACCCAGGAAGCCCCCAGGAAAGAGGCCCCCCCAGACATGCCCCATTGCTGTCTCCTCCTCCAGAGAAAGGGGGCTGCTGGAGGTTCTCCTGTGTCTCCCCCCATCCGCCTTCCTGCGAGGCCTCTGCTCACAAAGAGCCGCAATCCCACTGagcaaataaataattatttttctgtgtataagacgcccccatgtataagacgccccctatttttgggggcTCCAAATAGAGAAAACGGGGGGAGATTGTaaccatgtataagatgacccacaattttgaacacaatttttaaataaaaaaaccccctgGTCTTccacacggaaaagtacggtaattgttTTGTTATCAGCTGGAGATTAATTAACTAACTttgaataccacccttcacccgtagatctcagggcggttgacAACATAAAGACACAAGCACAAAGTACCAGAAAGAAGAACAAGTACAGACCAATAACTACCCCCCTccataacgggggggggggggttgggctagaggaccTTTGGGTTCCCCTCCAGCTTGACTGTTCTGTGGTTCCTGGAGCTCATTGGGGCATCCTGCCGCAGGGCTGCTTGCgacttggctccccccccccccaggttgggCTAGGGAGACGGCTGCCTTTGGGGGGGCTGCAGCGAACCCACCTTTTCTTCCTCGTTGCAGGTTCCGCAGACGCAGCCGAAGAGCCCGTTGAGGATCTGCAGGGCGCAGAGGCAGAACTCCACCAGGCCGGAGGCCAGGATGATGGAGAAGAGGATGACGTTGAAGCGGGTGACGCCGGGGGGGTCCCGGCAGACGTCCCACAAGCTCGTGTCAAAGAGGTAGTTTTTCTCGCTGGAAGAGAACGGGGCAGAGAAGAGATGTGGGGTCTCGTCACGCTCACAACTGTCTCCCTCGCACAAGCCCTGGACCCCTTTCCTTCGTCCCTGAAGGAGAGGCAGTGAGGGCCCCCAAACTGGAGGGCGAGAAAgattcagggaggaggagagggctatggaggGCTGCTAGCCCCTAGGGGGTTAAgcttctggaaaccgcaggaggggaagagttggtcttgtgttcgaatcctgattgcggATCACCTGCGAGAACAaacgggatgctggaccaggtgggccactgATCTGACCCAGACTTAGGATGGGAGAAAACAAGGAGGGCTATGGCAGGGCCCCAccctggggtaaaggtaaagggacccctgaccgttaggtccagtcgtggccgactctggggatgcggcgctcatctcgctttactggccgagggagccggcgtacagcttccgggtcatgtggccagcatgactaagccgctcctggcgaaccagagcagcgcacggaaacgccgtttaccttcccgctggagcggtacctatttatctacttgcgctttgacgtcctttcaaactgctaggttggcaggagctgggatcgagcaacgggagctcaccccgttgtggggatttgaaccgccaaccttctgatcggcaagttctaggctctgtggtttaacccacagcgccacccgtgtccctggttaGGAAGAGACAAAAAAAGCTTTAAGTCAGCAAAGCTGATCTTGAAGGGGCATCCTCTCTTTGCCTCCAGCGACGCTCCATTTCTACACATCTGTACATAAATCAAATACCAACAAAAAGTGGCTTTGTGCCTCCAGAGCTCTTTCCTTCAAAGGGAGCCTGGTTTGCTCAGcccctggaactccctgccacttgagacGCCCGGCGCGAGTAACGTCTCCTTTAAAATAAATCAGAAACTCCGCCGTGCCTGCTCTGAAGGGTTTCCCCTGCGCCGAAAATGGAGGTAGCTGAAGCCACTCCCCACAAGACCCTCCAGACCCCTGGCTCACCTGAAGTCCTCCAGGCTGCTCTCAAAGGGGCGGCCCCACTCCAGCGTCCCGTTGGCCAGGGGGTACTGACACATGGGCCCGTGAACAAGGCCCAGAGAGGAGGTGGCGACGGCGTAAATGCCTCCCAAGGCCCCCACAGCTGCGAAGATGATTGAAAGGCACATCTGGGGAGGAAATGTGGGGCGGGGGTTAGTGGCCAGCCCCAGGGAAACAAGAGCCCTGAAGGTGGGACTTGGTTCTGGGTGGAGCACCAGTTCCCCctggtatttaataataataatgataataaaataattctatttatatcccgccctccccagccaaagccgggctcagagcggccaacaacaataaaagcaacacagttcacataaaaccacaatcaatcaattgaaatgcattctaaaatcaattcattctaaaatcaattcaaaatcaaattaatggcaaccattgggctagagttctgtgaggattaccaaaggagggggtctggctgtgccttggccaaaggcctggtgggacagctccgtcttgcaggccctgcggaaagatgtcaagtcccgcagggccctagtctcttgtgacagagccttccaccaatcggggccatggccgaaaaggccctggctctggttgaggccagcctaagctctctgtggcctgggacctctaagatgtttttgtttgaagaccgtaaggtcctccgtgggacataccaggagaggcggtcctgtaggtacgagggtcctagggctaatattgttatgagtttcaCCCCCTAAATTCCTGGTTCCAGTAGGTGCTAGGATTTAACCCGTGCTTGGAGTCTTACTCGAGTGCCCGTCCTGAGATTTAGCAAGTGTTCCCAGCATGTTCGCACTCCTGTCTCACGGACGCTGGCTTGGCCATGTCCATGCAAGGGGGCAGGATCCCGCAAAGATATTCTCTACGGGGAGCTGGTTTCTGGTACCAAGcccttggcagaccaactctgcactacaaagctgtctgcaaacgtgacatgaagactggcaacatcaaccccaccgtgtgggaatcccttgcaggagATCTCAGTGCCTGGAGACGGGCAGCCAAGTCCATAGCAATGAACAGAGAAGAAATGACTGCCATAGCGTCAgatgtgcctcattcccaaaaggaaacacggacGGAAGCGCCTGGAATCTCACGCCACTCGGAGACTGGGGTGGAGTgcagtaatatatatatttatttggggagggggctttgaaATAACAGCATGGGAGCGCAGAATGGGGAGGATGCCAAGGTGAGAATGGAGAAAGGGGATGTTTCACGGCACTGCAGGGGGCCTGGACGAGGATGACCCGTGCGTTCCTTGCCACTCTACGGTTTTATGAGGTTTTGCCTGGGAATTTGTGGCACTTTGCCCACCCCCGCTCCACGCTGGCATGTGCAAACaaacaagggggtggggaaaagcagAAGTTTCTGCCCCACATCTCACCCCACAGCGGTTCCCACAGCAGCCTTTGCGCCCGGTGGCCTGGATGTGGACGGCTGGAACCATCACCTGGGGAGGAGAGAAAACCCGTCAGCTCAAGAAACGTGATCAAAATGTCCCCCCCTGAAACACACAGATACAATCCCCCCCCAGtctcctgcttccccataaccACAACATCCACCCCCCATTCTGAACCCACAGCCCAGCTGTTGGCACTGGGTGCGAGCAGGGCAGCCAGCCTGGCATTCAGATCCCATTCCTGCAGGAGACAGATCATGCCCTCTCCCTTAGTCCtcacccacctgccacaagggGAATTCTTAATCTGTTTCCCAGCTTTACTCtacttatcacacacacacacacacacacacacacacacagtcatgagGTGGTCGCAAAACCCACTAAAGGCAATTCTCCACCGAGATGTGATAGCCGCAACCCCTGTCTTGcccggggttggactggatgacccttgggtccctcatGCCACGATTCTCAAAACCTCGCAAGGCAGCTTGCGAGCAAAATGAAAACACCTTAGGAGGTGAAACTGCGCAGGATCCTTCCCTTAAGGGCCGTTCATCCTGCTAGTGTCCCAGAGAGAGTTGAAGAAGGGGGAGTAGAAGAGAAAGAGCCGGGTTTCggcacagcccccccccatatCCTCTGCCAGATTATTCCTTCTGCTGCAAAGACCGTACAGGATTCCTAAGAGCGGCTCCCTCTTGCCGTGGAACCTTACCATGATGCCGCCTCCGATGATCCCGCCCAGGTAGAGGATTTCGGGGGTCAGGTACTCTCCCCAGTGGTGGACATACTGGGTCTTCCAGTCTGGGAAGGCAAGGACGATGTTGCACACAATGCACAGGAGAGCGAAAGGCCAGAGGGCAGCCCCCAGCACACGGGAACAGGCCCCCGTGCACATGGCAACGCCGAAATGGGGCTCTGCGGGGCAAGAGGCAGCCTTATACACTCGGCAGACTCGAGAGGAGGAAGTGGGGAAAGTCTTTGGACTTTCTCAGCGCACTTGGCTCGTAAATGCCACCTTTGTCCCCTCGGATGCTGTCAAGCTAGTGGGGTGAGCAGATAGTGGCGCTGGGGGCAAGGGGTTCCTGGTGTGGGCAGAGCCGTCTCCTCCAAAGCATGAGTCAGAGAGgcatagaggtggaagggacctccaggggtcatccagtccaaccccctgcaagtgCAGGAGTGTCAGCTGATGCGATGGCCACCCGACCGCTGCTTAAAAGGAAGTAGAAGCTGCCCCCTTCCGAGGTCACAGAATGATAGAGCCGCATTTCTCTCCTAAAATCTACACCCCGCATTactgtaaaaaaagagaaagacctCTCACAGCAGTTTCACAAAAGGATAAAATGACCAAGAAACATTTTCAAGGCTTTAACGTACCCAACGTTAAAAGACTGAacactttctaagcatctgggacggcttgtctaaacaaggaaGTTtttagagaaagagaagagggaagGTTCCTGCTTGATATCATTcatatcaacaggcagggagttccagagtgtaaATGACCcacttcttacaaatgtggaaggaGTATTGTGCCAACTTCCCCAACTGAAGCCATCaatcttgcaggtaaactggtcccaagttgttaagggctttttGTGTGCTAATAGGGCTATCtagccttgaacttggcccaataGCAAACCGGCAGCCAGTTCAGATTTCTGGCACAGGTGTTGTGCACTGACAAGGCCTCCGTCCcgtcagcaatcatgctgcagcatcCTGCACCAATGGCAGCTTCCAGATCTGTGGGAAGCCCCACagtgagcgcattgcagtagcccagCCTTAACGTAACGAACACATGAAGTTGGGAAAACCTCCGAGGGCTATCTAGTGTGGGATACACAGCtgtcagtcaagtccaacattctgagaggactAACTGCCTCTGTGTGGCAGGCAGTTTTGTCAGTTGTTGCAGGGAGTGTTAACTGGCAACTGCTCAGATGCAGCCTTCCCAGGACTCACTACTATCTAGTATATAGTTTATCTGTTATGTCACCTAAACCTGCCTTCAGGAACAACTCTGtaaaacctgaatgaatctgataaTAAAGCAGTTTATGTTAATACGATTCAGattcatgtgtgttttctttaagagtgacAGAAAGGGATTATTAACCAGGAAGGTATTGATAGGACTCAAACGAGTTAGTTGTCGCTGCATAAACTCAAACAGGGGAccgtttaaactctgctaaattatataaacGTTCCCACAGCTAGTACAACCTCCTGCAACACAGGGATCCTGCgtcctgcccacctcctccagacCACTAAGGGGATAAAATCAGGAAGCAAAGGAACAAGATCCAGAAGAGGCTCAAGGAAGCTAGCCAAGGCGCATCTGGCAGgggagtgtaaaaaaaaaagtctatccGGGTCACTAAACAGAGGGAGGAGGGTCTTCTGTGGCCACTGTCAAGGTGTTTCTGGGCGCAATTAGTACaagggttaggtaaaggtaaagagacccctgaccgttaggtccagtcgtgaccgactctggggttgcggcactcatctcgctttattggccgagggagccggcatacagcttcccggtcatgtggccagcatgacgaagccgcttctggtgaaccagagcagcgcacggaaacgccatttaccttcccgccagagcggtacctatttatctacttgcactggtgtgcttttgaactgctgggttggcaggagcagggactgagaaacaggagctcaccccgttgcagggattcgaaccgccgaccttctgattggcaagcctaagaggctctgtggtttaacccacagcgccacccgcgtcccttagtacAAGGGTTAAAAGCCCAGAATTAATTGGAATTCAGGTacttgaaaatatttatttatttcatagaattgtagaggtggaagcgactcctagggtcatctagaaacctaatgcaggaatctcagctaaagcatccatggcagacggcCGTCCACCCTCTGCTTAACACCACCCCCCCAATGAAGgagaaggttcccccccccaagtttccaCTGTCAAACTATTCTCACCATCAGAAAATTATTCTTGACgctgagttggaatctcctttctcggaGCTTGAAGCCAtcagttcgagtcctaccctctggagcagcagaaaagacgCTGGCACCttcttccatggggcagcccttgagatatttgaagttgCCTCTCATACCTCTTCTCCgtctcctcttttgcaggctaagCATCCCCACCACCCtcaagaggcagtgtggtgcagtggttaagagcggtagtctcgtaatctggtgaaccgggttcgtgtccccgctcctccacatgcagctgctgggtgaccttgggctagtcacacttctctgaagtctctcagccccactcaccgcacagagtgtgtgttgtgggggaggaaggaaaaggagactgttggccgctttgagactccttaaggggagggaaaggcgggatatcaagtctaaactcttcttcttcaaccgCTTCTCACAAGGCTTAGTTTCCAAACCCTTCATCCTCTTGGTCACCATTTTTGTTGGGGGACACAGAGCAGCTCTGCAGCTCTTGGCTGGGGCTGTGGAGTCCACCCAGACCCTCTCCTCGAGACCCACTTCCTTCCCTGAAGACTTGGAAGGGTCCCCCATGCCCTGGCACGATGAGGTCCGCCATGCCCAGGGCACGGGCCCTGCTCCCTGCCTGCCGCGCAGGGTCCTCGCTAAGCGGCTGCCACTCTCCTTCGTCTCCCTCACGCTCAAAAAGGTCTCCGGCCACCAGGACGTCCCCCAGGGAAGTGCCGCGGACCAGCAGGCTGACGTCGTTCCCCGTGTGGCCCGGGGTGGGCAGCACCTCCAGGTGCCCCGTGTGGAGTGGGTAGGGGAGCCCCCGGCGCAGATCCGTGGGGAGGTAACGTCCATCAGGCCGGCTGATGTCCGTGCCCACGACCAGCTGAGCCTCGGGGAAGAGGTTGAGGTTGCCCACGTGGTCCGAGTGGCCGTGGGTGCAGACCACGTGGCGGATGTCTCCAGGGGACACGCCCTGCTCGGCCAGCCCCGCCAGCAGCCGCTCACGTCCCCAGGGACCCCCTGTGTCCACAAGGGTGAGCTGGGGACCCAAGACCAGGGAGACGGTCCCGTCCGCTCGGGTGCTGCCGTCGCAAAGCTCCTCCGAAAAACCCTCCTGGAGGACAAGCACAGAGTAGGGCGAGCCGGGTATGAGCCGTGAGGGGAAGGGGGCTGTCCGTGGCTTCAAAGAGGTGGAGGCCGGGGAGAAGAGAGCCATGGAGAGGGAGATCCGGAAGGGAAAgtgtccggggggggggtcctttctTTCTGTCTGGTGGAGGGACGGCTGAGGGCAAAACTGCCGGCGGGTCCTGGCAAAGAAGATCCTGAAGACCTTTAAGAAACAGGATAAGGAAGAGTTAGAAGGGTCCCCCCAAagttcatctagcccaggggtcaccaacatttttcagccatgggccggtccaccatccctcagaccttgtggggggccggactatatttttttgggaaatgaacgaattcctacgccccacaaataacccagagatgcattttaaataaaaggacacattctactcatgtaaaaatactctgattcctggactgtctgtgggccagatttagaaggcaattgggccgcatccggcccaagggccttaggttgtctacccctgatctagcccaACTGCCTGTGACACAGGGATCCTTGATGGGGGGCTGGGGCAACTTTGGCTCTGCTTGCCAACCTGGCAGAGATTTCTGAGGCTGCCCTTtgacaggaaaataataataataataataataataataataataataataataattttttatttgtatcctgccctccccagctgaggctgggctcagagcggctaacatcataaaaacaacacaatatgcataaaaacagacatcaattaaatAAAATACGCTAGTGTTGCTAGTGGCCCCCAAGCCCCTGGAGAAATGAGGACACAGCACCATTCATGGCAACATCAGGGGTGAAATGTTGCCAGTAGAAAGGAgaacccccccccgcccacctggcCTGGGACAATGGACCAGGCGCGTGCAGGTGTGGTCCCCCCAGCCTCCCCGCGGCCTCCACCAGGCTCTGCTAAATCCAAAACCCATCAGGCTCATCCAAGAGGATCAGACAGAGGCAGAGAAGGTAGGCTGGGGCTGGTAAGAGGTGCCACTACAACGGCCCTTTCCTCCCTTGACTTTTGTGGGCAGGAAAGGTGCCCTGAGAGCCACATGCTGGGAATCCGGGGTGGGGAGAAGGCGGCTGTGGCATTCACCTCCCTCCCTGGCAAggtgagaacggggccttctctgtggtggctccccgtctgtgggatGCTGCTCTGCCCAGGGAGGCTCCCCGGGCGCCTTCCTTGCGTCTCTTAGGCGCCAGGCTGACCTGCCTGcgtctctctctctggctcttgCTCCTTacgcattcccccccccttttttataccGTAAATCACCCAGGAGAGAGGCAGGGGAATTCAAGAAATAAACAATTTATTCATACCTGTCAAACCACCTttaccaaaggaaaacaaaaccgAGAACCGCTAGAAATAAACGAAAATTGGGGAAAAAGCAATTAAATTGCAAGCAAACAGTGACAGAAGTAAATACACCTGTGGACTCTTTTCTATTTCCCACCTCTTGACGTCACGTCCGCCGCACGCACCGGAAGTACGCGCGCTCACGCAGGCGCCGCTCtagcacctcctcctcctctgtgctcTCGCCGCAGCGTCTTC comes from Podarcis raffonei isolate rPodRaf1 chromosome 13, rPodRaf1.pri, whole genome shotgun sequence and encodes:
- the LOC128400717 gene encoding transmembrane 4 L6 family member 5-like isoform X1, producing MLSLQKRRRRRGMRGNFKYLKGCPMEEGASVFSAAPEGRTRTDGFKLRERRFQLSVKNNFLMVMVPAVHIQATGRKGCCGNRCGMCLSIIFAAVGALGGIYAVATSSLGLVHGPMCQYPLANGTLEWGRPFESSLEDFSEKNYLFDTSLWDVCRDPPGVTRFNVILFSIILASGLVEFCLCALQILNGLFGCVCGTCNEEEKETYH
- the LOC128400717 gene encoding transmembrane 4 L6 family member 5-like isoform X2, which codes for MCTGACSRVLGAALWPFALLCIVCNIVLAFPDWKTQYVHHWGEYLTPEILYLGGIIGGGIMVMVPAVHIQATGRKGCCGNRCGMCLSIIFAAVGALGGIYAVATSSLGLVHGPMCQYPLANGTLEWGRPFESSLEDFSEKNYLFDTSLWDVCRDPPGVTRFNVILFSIILASGLVEFCLCALQILNGLFGCVCGTCNEEEKETYH
- the MBLAC1 gene encoding metallo-beta-lactamase domain-containing protein 1, with the protein product MALFSPASTSLKPRTAPFPSRLIPGSPYSVLVLQEGFSEELCDGSTRADGTVSLVLGPQLTLVDTGGPWGRERLLAGLAEQGVSPGDIRHVVCTHGHSDHVGNLNLFPEAQLVVGTDISRPDGRYLPTDLRRGLPYPLHTGHLEVLPTPGHTGNDVSLLVRGTSLGDVLVAGDLFEREGDEGEWQPLSEDPARQAGSRARALGMADLIVPGHGGPFQVFREGSGSRGEGLGGLHSPSQELQSCSVSPNKNGDQEDEGFGN